The following proteins are encoded in a genomic region of Gouania willdenowi chromosome 6, fGouWil2.1, whole genome shotgun sequence:
- the mrps35 gene encoding small ribosomal subunit protein mS35, which yields MSSRSIMALLSLGRLRFCAVTLDKATNRASYSIGLSVNRPPGKKNLPSRNSRGAGGRKPRLEVGEPRTQKMPVDQDWTAVYPAATSFRATSVPLPLRMGYPVKGGVPPDKTGNLELIKIPNFLHLTPIAIRKHCEALKAFCTQWPSSLDTEEACDEHFPIKVESTDYVSAGLSVRNPAARVVHLRVKLSSLNLDDHARKKMLKLVGERYCKKKDILAITTDSCPLRQQNYDYAMYLLTVLYHESWKTESWEGEKTVADMEEYSWEDSPSQKNIVDLLLRMEAAGEEEEDKVRERLLERSDVQEYKDSVVRLKNEGDSESNMLQYKEAVKKVFSL from the exons ATGTCGTCCCGGTCCATCATGGCGCTGCTGTCCTTGGGTCGTCTCCGTTTTTGTGCTGTCACTTTGGATAAAGCAACAAACAGAGCCTCCTATTCCATCGGGTTGTCTGTAAATCGTCCACCTGGGAAGAAAa ACCTTCCTTCCAGAAACAGCAGGGGAGCTGGAGGCAGGAAACCCAGACTGGAG GTCGGGGAGCCGAGAACACAAAAGATGCCTGTGGATCAGGACTGGACTGCAGTGTATCCGGCAGCGACTTCATTTAGGGCCACATCGGTCCCGCTCCCACTGAGGATGGGTTACCCTGTGAAAGGCGGTGTTCCTCCAGATAAAACGGGAAACTTGGAGCTTATTAAG atcccaaacttccttcaTTTGACTCCAATCGCCATCAGGAAGCACTGCGAAGCCTTGAAGG CTTTTTGCACACAGTGGCCTTCCAGCCTGGATACAGAGGAGGCCTGTGACGAGCACTTCCCCATCAAAGTGGAGAGCACGGACtatgtttctgctggtctgTCTGTCAGAAACCCTGCAGCTCGTGTCGTTCACCTCCGA GTGAAACTCTCCAGTTTGAACCTCGATGATCACGCTcgaaaaaaaatgctaaaactGGTTGGGGAAAGATACTGCAAGAAGAAGGACATCCTGGCCATCACAACAGACAG CTGCCCTCTCCGACAGCAGAACTACGACTATGCCATGTACCTGCTAACGGTCCTCTACCACGAGTCCTGG aAAACTGAGTCCTGGGAGGGAGAAAAGACGGTGGCTGATATGGAGGAGTACAGCTGGGAGGACAGTCCATCCCAAAAGAACATCGTGGACTTACTGCTACGAATGGAAGCGGccggagaggaagaggaggacaaAGTACGAGAGCGTTTGCTGGAACGAAGCGATGTGCAGGAGTACAAAGACTCAGTGGTGAGGCTTAAGAATGAAGGGGACAGTGAGAGCAACATGCTGCAGTACAAGGAGGCAGTGAAGAAAGTGTTCAGCCTGTAA
- the tead4 gene encoding transcriptional enhancer factor TEF-3 isoform X2, protein MNRVSSHIQVLARRKAREIQVKLKVCYDQAAKDKALQSMATMSSAQIISPTAFPNKMALQSLSRTPYPPTAGFWHGALPGQPGGHEDIKPFSQQSYAMQATGPATITGYESTTGLPMTPGAPPWLGRSIASSKLRMLEFSAFLEQPQDPETFNKHLFVHIGQSNPSYSDPYLESVDVRQIYDKFPEKKGGLKELFDKGPHNAFFLVKFWADLSVNLQDDISFFYGVSSQYESSENMIITSSTKVCSFGKQVVEKVETEYARFENGHYLFRIHRSPLCEYMINFIHKLKHLPEKYMMNSVLENFTILQVVTNRDTLETLLCIAYVFEVSTSEHGAQHHIYRLVKD, encoded by the exons GACCAGGCAGCCAAAGACAAGGCCCTGCAAAGTATGGCCACCATGTCTTCAGCACAAATCATCTCACCTACTGCCTTCCCCAACAAGATGGCACTGCAAAGCCTCTCCAGGACGCCCTACCCTCCGACTGCTGGA TTTTGGCACGGTGCCCTGCCAGGACAGCCAGGAGGTCATGAGGA CATTAAGCCCTTCTCCCAGCAGAGTTATGCCATGCAAGCGACCGGACCCGCCACCataacag GTTATGAAAGCACCACAGGGCTGCCCATGACTCCTGGTGCCCCCCCTTGGCTGGGCAGAAGTATTGCCAGCTCCAAGTTGCGAATGTTGGAGTTCTCGGCCTTCCTGGAGCAACCCCAGGACCCTGAGACT TTCAACAAACACTTGTTTGTGCACATCGGTCAGTCCAACCCTAGCTACAGCGATCCCTATCTAGAGTCGGTGGATGTCAGGCAGATCTACGACAAGTTCCCAGAGAAGAAGGGAGGCCTGAAGGAGCTGTTTGACAAAGGACCACACAATGCCTTCTTTCTCGTCAAGTTCTGG GCGGATCTCAGCGTTAACCTGCAGGATGACATTAGCTTCTTCTATGGTGTTTCCAGCCAGTACGAGAGCTCAGAGAACATGATCATCACTTCGTCCACCAAAGTCTGCTCATTTGGCAAACAGGTGGTGGAGAAGGTAGAG ACAGAGTATGCACGTTTTGAGAATGGACACTACTTGTTTCGTATCCATCGTTCCCCATTATGTGAATACATGATCAACTTCATCCACAAACTGAAACACCTGCCGGAGAAGTACATGATGAACAGCGTCCTGGAAAACTTTACCATTCTACAG GTAGTGACTAACAGAGACACACTGGAGACCCTTCTGTGCATAGCCTACGTCTTTGAGGTGTCCACCAGTGAGCACGGCGCACAGCATCATATTTACAGGCTAGTCAAAGACTGA
- the mansc4 gene encoding MANSC domain-containing protein 4 has product MNAVWFGLAVLTLVYQYRCVSSCSQTSYYSNCWIRRFPGLFIDLQESEQRGAQVLQRYQAESALRCSRTCCLTHNFSCNLAVFHYESVEEKVNCFHLHCPALGSCILTHRGTAVLYNITNGVDPDLLVFGKYFTSNVRLIPHHYSRINASDLLPSDKRHFIFPPPPAAPSTTITASTISRQSSTFPTATPTVSPTEEAFPGDKAKNTSRFPTVTTLSLHKHETFSASTAQPAPSHLINTSSPTSTMLLGNLESSKQNSNHSTGKEDTSAGSDGGWNVTAHTLQVTVCVFIIVLLSCCCCSALLLLSWRGRRKRKGNYHTLGRGTQGSTRPVKYVLVRETPQREEMGK; this is encoded by the exons ATGAACGCTGTATGGTTTGGGCTGGCGGTGCTGACCCTGGTGTACCAGTACCGCTGTGTGTCCAGCTGCTCACAGACCTCCTACTACAGCAACTGCTGGATCCGACGCTTCCCGGGGCTGTTCATCGACCTTCAGGAGTCTGAGCAGAGAGGAGCGCAGGTTCTGCAGAGATACCAGGCAGAGAGCGCCCTGCGCTGCAGCAGGACCTGCTGCCTGACGCACAACT TTTCCTGTAACCTGGCTGTGTTTCACTATGAGAGTGTTGAGGAGAAAGTGAACTGTTTCCACCTGCACTGTCCAGCACTAGGGAGCTGCATTCTGACTCACAGAGGCACAGCTGTTCTCTACAACATCACAAATG GTGTGGATCCAGACCTGTTGGTGTTTGGGAAGTACTTCACCTCTAACGTACGGCTCATACCTCACCACTACAGCCGAATAAACGCCTCAGACCTGCTGCCCTCAGACAAACGCCACTTCATTTTCCCGCCTCCACCTGCTGCACCGTCCACTACCATCACAGCGAGCACCATCAGCAGACAGTCCAGCACGTTCCCCACAGCTACGCCTACCGTCTCTCCTACTGAGGAAGCTTTTCCAGGTGATAAAGCTAAAAACACCTCACGTTTTCCGACAGTCACCACCCTCAGTCTGCACAAACATGAGACTTTTTCAGCTTCAACTGCACAGCCAGCGCCTTCCCATCTGATAAACACCAGCTCACCAACCTCTACAATGCTTTTGGGTAACTTGGAGAGCAGCAAGCAGAATTCCAACCACAGCACAGGGAAAGAGGACACCTCAGCTGGATCAGATGGTGGCTGGAATGTGACTGCTCACACTCTGCAGGTGACGGTCTGTGTCTTTATCATAGTGctgctcagctgctgctgctgctcagctcTGCTGCTGCTAAGCTGGAGGGGtcggaggaagaggaagggaaACTACCACACTTTAGGAAGGGGGACGCAAGGCTCCACACGTCCGGTTAAGTATGTTCTCGTAAGAGAGACTCCACAGAGAGAGGAAATGGGAAAATGA
- the tead4 gene encoding transcriptional enhancer factor TEF-3 isoform X3 — MNRVSSHIQVLARRKAREIQVKLKDQAAKDKALQSMATMSSAQIISPTAFPNKMALQSLSRTPYPPTAGFWHGALPGQPGGHEDIKPFSQQSYAMQATGPATITGYESTTGLPMTPGAPPWLGRSIASSKLRMLEFSAFLEQPQDPETFNKHLFVHIGQSNPSYSDPYLESVDVRQIYDKFPEKKGGLKELFDKGPHNAFFLVKFWADLSVNLQDDISFFYGVSSQYESSENMIITSSTKVCSFGKQVVEKVETEYARFENGHYLFRIHRSPLCEYMINFIHKLKHLPEKYMMNSVLENFTILQVVTNRDTLETLLCIAYVFEVSTSEHGAQHHIYRLVKD, encoded by the exons GACCAGGCAGCCAAAGACAAGGCCCTGCAAAGTATGGCCACCATGTCTTCAGCACAAATCATCTCACCTACTGCCTTCCCCAACAAGATGGCACTGCAAAGCCTCTCCAGGACGCCCTACCCTCCGACTGCTGGA TTTTGGCACGGTGCCCTGCCAGGACAGCCAGGAGGTCATGAGGA CATTAAGCCCTTCTCCCAGCAGAGTTATGCCATGCAAGCGACCGGACCCGCCACCataacag GTTATGAAAGCACCACAGGGCTGCCCATGACTCCTGGTGCCCCCCCTTGGCTGGGCAGAAGTATTGCCAGCTCCAAGTTGCGAATGTTGGAGTTCTCGGCCTTCCTGGAGCAACCCCAGGACCCTGAGACT TTCAACAAACACTTGTTTGTGCACATCGGTCAGTCCAACCCTAGCTACAGCGATCCCTATCTAGAGTCGGTGGATGTCAGGCAGATCTACGACAAGTTCCCAGAGAAGAAGGGAGGCCTGAAGGAGCTGTTTGACAAAGGACCACACAATGCCTTCTTTCTCGTCAAGTTCTGG GCGGATCTCAGCGTTAACCTGCAGGATGACATTAGCTTCTTCTATGGTGTTTCCAGCCAGTACGAGAGCTCAGAGAACATGATCATCACTTCGTCCACCAAAGTCTGCTCATTTGGCAAACAGGTGGTGGAGAAGGTAGAG ACAGAGTATGCACGTTTTGAGAATGGACACTACTTGTTTCGTATCCATCGTTCCCCATTATGTGAATACATGATCAACTTCATCCACAAACTGAAACACCTGCCGGAGAAGTACATGATGAACAGCGTCCTGGAAAACTTTACCATTCTACAG GTAGTGACTAACAGAGACACACTGGAGACCCTTCTGTGCATAGCCTACGTCTTTGAGGTGTCCACCAGTGAGCACGGCGCACAGCATCATATTTACAGGCTAGTCAAAGACTGA
- the tead4 gene encoding transcriptional enhancer factor TEF-3 isoform X4, producing MATMSSAQIISPTAFPNKMALQSLSRTPYPPTAGFWHGALPGQPGGHEDIKPFSQQSYAMQATGPATITGYESTTGLPMTPGAPPWLGRSIASSKLRMLEFSAFLEQPQDPETFNKHLFVHIGQSNPSYSDPYLESVDVRQIYDKFPEKKGGLKELFDKGPHNAFFLVKFWADLSVNLQDDISFFYGVSSQYESSENMIITSSTKVCSFGKQVVEKVETEYARFENGHYLFRIHRSPLCEYMINFIHKLKHLPEKYMMNSVLENFTILQVVTNRDTLETLLCIAYVFEVSTSEHGAQHHIYRLVKD from the exons ATGGCCACCATGTCTTCAGCACAAATCATCTCACCTACTGCCTTCCCCAACAAGATGGCACTGCAAAGCCTCTCCAGGACGCCCTACCCTCCGACTGCTGGA TTTTGGCACGGTGCCCTGCCAGGACAGCCAGGAGGTCATGAGGA CATTAAGCCCTTCTCCCAGCAGAGTTATGCCATGCAAGCGACCGGACCCGCCACCataacag GTTATGAAAGCACCACAGGGCTGCCCATGACTCCTGGTGCCCCCCCTTGGCTGGGCAGAAGTATTGCCAGCTCCAAGTTGCGAATGTTGGAGTTCTCGGCCTTCCTGGAGCAACCCCAGGACCCTGAGACT TTCAACAAACACTTGTTTGTGCACATCGGTCAGTCCAACCCTAGCTACAGCGATCCCTATCTAGAGTCGGTGGATGTCAGGCAGATCTACGACAAGTTCCCAGAGAAGAAGGGAGGCCTGAAGGAGCTGTTTGACAAAGGACCACACAATGCCTTCTTTCTCGTCAAGTTCTGG GCGGATCTCAGCGTTAACCTGCAGGATGACATTAGCTTCTTCTATGGTGTTTCCAGCCAGTACGAGAGCTCAGAGAACATGATCATCACTTCGTCCACCAAAGTCTGCTCATTTGGCAAACAGGTGGTGGAGAAGGTAGAG ACAGAGTATGCACGTTTTGAGAATGGACACTACTTGTTTCGTATCCATCGTTCCCCATTATGTGAATACATGATCAACTTCATCCACAAACTGAAACACCTGCCGGAGAAGTACATGATGAACAGCGTCCTGGAAAACTTTACCATTCTACAG GTAGTGACTAACAGAGACACACTGGAGACCCTTCTGTGCATAGCCTACGTCTTTGAGGTGTCCACCAGTGAGCACGGCGCACAGCATCATATTTACAGGCTAGTCAAAGACTGA